In Pan paniscus chromosome 13, NHGRI_mPanPan1-v2.0_pri, whole genome shotgun sequence, one DNA window encodes the following:
- the LOC129397281 gene encoding uncharacterized protein LOC129397281 has product MDNCLPSNEYAQLKSCLWVNINIWQYLFLLKDIFKDKYMQSHYRSMFFCLFVFKQKRCHSAPRLEYSGTIMTHCKPVSPGPKRFSYLSLLSSCDHRCIPPHLRFYFFNFCRDRVSLCCPGWSRTLGLKQSTCLGLPKCCDYRREPLRLACRSILTDEARRGGSCL; this is encoded by the coding sequence ATGGATAACTGCCTTCCCAGTAATGAATATGCTCAATTAAAATCATGCTTGTGGGTTAATATCaatatttggcaatatctgtttctgttaaaagacattttcaaagacaAATACATGCAGTCTCATTACAGatcaatgtttttttgtttgtttgtttttaagcaaaAGCGCTGTCATtctgcgcccaggctggagtacagtggcacaatcatgactcactgcaagccTGTATCTCCTGGCCCCAAGcgcttctcctacctcagcctcctgagtagctgcgaccataggtgcataccaccacaccttaggttttatttttttaatttttgtagagacagggtctccctatgttgcccaggctggtctcggactcttgggctcaaacaatccacctgtcttggcctcccaaagtgttgtgattacagacgtgagccactgcgtttaGCCTGCAGATCAATATTAACagatgaggccaggcgtggtggctcatgcctgtaa